One Salarias fasciatus chromosome 9, fSalaFa1.1, whole genome shotgun sequence DNA segment encodes these proteins:
- the wasf3b gene encoding wiskott-Aldrich syndrome protein family member 3b, with protein sequence MPLVKRNIEPRHLCRGELPDGIGSELECVMNNTLSAIIRQLSSLSKHAEDIFGELFNEANTFYLRANSLQDRIDRLAVKVTQLDSTVEEVSLQDINMRKAFKSSTTQDQQVVSKSSVPNPVKEMYNLSDKPPPLMILSPYRDDHKEALKFYTDPSYFFDLWKEKMLQDTEDKRKEKRKQKEQRRCVDGTLQREVKKVRKARNRRQEWNMMALDKELRPDHRHTIHRDRGASSEGSMSPENRGHGLDQHHYPNSMNHAGHAHTYSGPPPSVLAAQMAAGHVARGGSEHDARGRTMMAYQGGTLGRAHHHQVPLPPPPTEAMNGGSMSLPPMDYNMDGYANTSPPPPPPAPLIPSAQTAFASPPGGPMSPGPMAGGYAPPPPPVSGAQVAPPPPGPPPPPLPAGASHSTTHKMSSAAPAESAAVNDARSDLLAAIRMGIQLKKVQEQQEQQAKREPVGNDVATILSRRIAVEYSDSEDDSELEENDWSD encoded by the exons ATGCCGCTGGTGAAGAGGAACATCGAGCCCCGTCACCTCTGCCGAGGCGAGCTCCCCGATGGCATCGGCAgcgagctggagtgtgtgatgAACAACACGCTCTCGGCCATCATCCGCCAGCTCAGCAGCCTGA GTAAACATGCAGAGGACATATTTGGGGAGCTTTTTAACGAGGCCAACACCTTCTATCTGCGTGCCAACTCGCTCCAGGACCGCATTGACCGGCTGGCCGTGAAGGTCACACAGCTGGATTCCACTGTGGAGGAAG TCTCTCTACAAGATATTAACATGAGGAAAGCCTTTAAGAGCTCCACCACTCAGGACCAGCAGGTGGTGTCCAAGAGCAGCGTTCCCAATCCTGTCAAAGAGATGTACAACCTGAGTGACAAGCCTCCGCCTCTCATGATCCTCTCACCGTACAG GGATGATCACAAGGAGGCGCTTAAGTTCTACACCGATCCCTCGTACTTCTTTGATTTGTGGAAAGAGAAGATGCTGCAGGACACAGAGgacaagaggaaagaaaagaggaagcagaAG GAGCAGAGGCGTTGTGTGGATGGGACGCTACAGAGGGAGGTGAAGAAGGTCCGCAAGGCGCGGAACCGTCGGCAGGAGTGGAACATGATGGCTTTGGACAAGGAGCTGAGGCCGGACCACCGACACACCATCCACCGCGACAGAGGGGCTTCGTCCGAGGGTTCCATGTCGCCAGAGAACAG GGGCCACGGCTTAGACCAGCACCACTACCCCAACAGCATGAACCACGCCGGCCACGCCCACACCTACTCCGGCCCTCCGCCCAGCGTCCTGGCGGCTCAAATGGCCGCCGGTCACGTCGCCCGCGGCGGCAGCGAGCACGACGCGCGAGGCAGGACGATGATGGCCTATCAGGGTGGGACGCTGGGCCgcgcccaccaccaccaggtcccgctgcctcctccacccacagagGCCATGAATGGGGGCTCCATGTCCCTCCCACCCATGGACTACAA TATGGATGGTTACGCCAAcaccagcccccctcccccgccccccgcccccctcatCCCCTCGGCCCAGACGGCCTTTGCTTCACCTCCCGGAGGCCCGATGTCTCCCGGGCCGATGGCCGGCGGCTACGCTCCGCCGCCACCACCTGTGTCCGGAGCGCAGgtagctccgcctcctcccggccctccgccgcctcctctcccAGCTGGTGCCTCCCACTCCACCACCCACAAGATGTCCTCTGCTGCGCCCGCCGAGTCCGCGGCGGTCAATGACGCCCGCAGCGATCTGCTGGCTGCTATTCGTATGG GCATCCAGCTGAAGaaggtgcaggagcagcaggagcagcaggccaAGAGAGAACCGGTCGGCAACGACGTGGCCACCATCCTGTCGCGGCGCATCGCCGTGGAGTACTCCGACTCGGAGGACGACTCCGAGTTGGAGGAGAACGACTGGTCGgattaa